From the Xenopus laevis strain J_2021 chromosome 7L, Xenopus_laevis_v10.1, whole genome shotgun sequence genome, the window CTGCGCCCAGTGTTAGTGGTACTTGTGATTCCTGGTGTCAGCGGAGGGGAAACTGTGAGATAAAACATTTCCCTTGAGATCATACAGTAAACTAATTATAAAAACACAGTATCACCCCATTGGGGTCACAACACACATACCCCCCCATCcaattttgctcatagtctgtacagagagatcccataaaactatggcagcataggtattccctgtactaagcacaattcagcaggaacagcccctaagtttgctcatagtctgtacagagagattcccataaaactatggcagcataggtattccctgtactaagcacaattcagcaggaacagtccctaagtttgcttatagtctgtacagagagatcccataaaactatggcagcataggtattccctgtactactCATTAACCCTAGTAAAAGACAAATAGGTTGAAGggctgtatgtgtgtatgtgatatATTTAGAATATAGGATGAGACCAAATACTATTTGTACATAGTGGATAAGGATGATCAGTAATTATTTGGAGCTTAAAAACATTCCTGGGGGTGTTCTGACTCCCTTCTGCTGCACACATGTTCCTTAGTGAGTATCTGGGAGGTACAAACTCTTCCCCTATAACAAGGTGTCACATAGTTCAGCCCAATGATGAATCCTCAGACCCCTCATTGGTCAGACCTTGGGTTACAGGTGCTCAGCTGGGCAGTGtttaatagaataataatagGAATAATAATTCTTTAGGATTAAGATTAAATATATTCATTGATTACTCATTGTCATTAGGTTAATTGAAATGTAAATTATGGAATTAAAGTCATGTCTATTCTCAGCCACTGCCTGTCCCAAACTattctgtgcactgctggttatgatatctgaaacaatgtagcagagaaCACAAAGGGTCGGTCAGATACTGCTCTCTGCATATTTATGTACAACTACCTGCCATAATTATAAAGCCAATGTATAGAGAAATGACATCTTACCTCTATGGACTGTACCACCCGACGAGCTCCAGCTCTGTCTCCTCACATCTTCATACAGGGGCTCTGTAATGTAACACAATAAAGTCAATAAAGGGCAACAAGACATTTACTTTTCccctgctgccatagttttatgggatctctctgtacagactatgagcaaacttagggactgttcctgctggattgtgcttagtacagggaatacctatgctgccatagttttatgggatctctctgtacagactatgagcaaacttaggggctgttcctgctgaattgtgcttagtacagggaatacctatgctgccatagttttatgggatctctctgtacagactatgagcaaacttaggggctgttcctgctgaattgtgcttagtacagggaatacctatgctgccatagttttatgggatctctctgtacagactatgagcaaacttaggggctgttcctgctgaattgtgcttagtacagggaatacctatgctgccatagttttatgggatctctctgtacagactatgagcaaacttaggggctgttcctgctgaattgtgcttagtacagggaatacctatgctgccatagttttatgggatctctctgtacagactatgagcaaacttaggggctgttcctgctgaattgtgcttagtacagggaatacctatgctgccatagttttatgggatctctctgtacagactatgagcaaacttaggggctgttcctgctgaattgtgcttagtacagggaatacctatgctgccatagttttatgggatctctctgtacagactatgagcaaacttaggggctgttcctgctgaattgagcttagtacagggaatacctatgctgctataattttattatattgctcTTCTATATGTGATGTCCAACAAGCTCTTGAGATCTCTCACCTGTTTTCACTGGGTGCCGTGGTGCTACCTGGTGTGCGGGTGCAGCTGGTACGACTGAGTAGGTGAATGTTGGActgtctgtaaaataaaataaataacaatatgaaTCCAAACCCATAATGAAACTGATACTATATTAATAAATagattctgcatttcgccactaGGTGGAGCTTGCATTGAGAATTAACAGCAGGGCAAATATTTGTGCTTAAGGTGTTGGaatatggcattgctgcaaaggctccAGATGCCAAAACTGAGCAATTTTATTGCTCAGTTTATCATTTAGGTTCAGGAGCCATTCAACTGCCCAACCAGGTGGGTTTAGGAATTATGACAATTACGTACTCTGACGCAGGTAGGCCAAGTGTGACATCAGCATTTCGGTGCTGTAAGACGAGGCCATTCGTAGGAAATCTTCGCGCGTCATACGACACAGTTCCTTCCCATCGACTCCCTGCATCAGAGAGGTATTTACATCACACAGTCCGTACTCCTTCACTGCCCAGTCCAACCACTGGGAGACGTGGTCCTGACTCCACACCAGAGGGTCTGGGATTGGAAAAGGGAAAAGTCATTAGTAGTCGGGCCTTGCGATTGGCTCTTACTCACTCTTTGATGGACCAATCCTGTTTCCCCACAACCTCTTACCCGCTGGCACTATCACTCTCTTCTCTTCATCCCCATTGGTGTGAGGTGGAGGGGCGGAGCCGTTGGTCGGGATGTCGGTGTAAGTGGAGTGGTAGGTTGAGTGCACCGCGTTGTCACCGACACCTTCCGTTTTATCAACTCGTATCGATCCCACCGTCTGGATCCTGAGGGCAGGGACAGAAAACAGGCAGTTGGACCATTGCCCTTTACCATATAGGCTCCCTCACTTTGGAGGTATTAGGTAAGGTTAGTTGGGttcagatttggggtgaataagAACTTTATAAGATCACCttagaaaatggattcagagcattgcattaacctcagacatgctgataaaatcactgcagaaaactGATTCAGAGCATTCGCTTTAACACCAgtcatgccagtaagatcactgtggGAAATAAGTCAGTGCATTGTTTTAACCCCTagacatgccaataagatcactgcagaagaTAATTGAGAGCATTactttaaccccagacatgccaataagatcactgcagaaaaaaattgagagtACTGCCTTTACCCCAGACATACCAGTAAGGTCATTACAGAAAACTGATTCAGtgcactgcattaaccccagataggccagtaagatcactacagaaaacTGATACAAAGAATCGCCCCACCCACTTTTGCAGAAGCAAATTCCCAGAGGAACAAAGTTGTGGTGctcttttttttaactgcagaaAACATGATAGGCGCATTGCTTTAATGAAAAGTTCAGTGTACAGATacaaactggctaaatagataggctgtgtaaataaaaaatgtatctaatatagttaattaggcaaaaatgtaatgtataaaggctggagtgactggatgtgtaacataatagccagaacattacttcctgcttttcagctctcttgctttccactgattggttaagggtaaggacacacgaggagattcagggagattttgtcgcctggctactaatctccttgtcttttgagcaactatctccctgaactgcctcagcgtttttccccataggctacaatgaaaagttgcctgcgctaatgcacacacggtgatgcgttttcaatagttgcccaaagttgcctcagtgaacTGCAGAATactgattcagagcattgcatcaACCTAAGGCATGCCAATATGCCATGGATGTTAGATCACTACAGAAAactgattcagagcattgcattaaccctgGGCATGCCAGTATACCATGGCTGTGAGATCACTACAGAAAactgattcagagcattgcatcaaccccagacatgccagtatgatCATTACAGAAAactgattcagagcattgcattaaccccaagTATGCCAGTAATCCATGGCTGTTAGATCACTACAGAAAACTGAtacagagcattgcattaatctCAGGCATGCCAGTATGATCACTACAGAAAACTGATTCAGAACATTACATTAACTCTGGGCATGCCAATATGCCATGGCTGTTAGATCAGAAAACTGatttagagcattgcattaacccagTATGTCATGGCTGTGATATCACTACAGAAAACTGATTCAGCAACGATCCAGCCTCCTCCACCATCTCTAACATCACATTATGTATAAAACTGCTGTGTGACACGTAATAACCCCCCGCATTACCTCCTTCTCCCTCTCTCTATTTTCTAcactttcttctctttccttttaatttgttttattttccttgtcTCTGACATGTTGCCATATTTTTATCAGAAACCTGCGCTGCAATGACAGATTTGGGTCTAAAATACTGTAGCAGCAACAGTGTAAGTTTCCTTGTTTATTTCTGttctttttatttagaaatcCAACAGTTTGATATAGAATATGAGATACAGACAATAGCAACAACCCCAGTCATGTCAGTAAAagaactgcagaaaatggattcagagcattgcctTCAGCTGATAGTCTAGCTTTTAGCAGTTGCTGGTGGGTGCTGTGGATGCTGTGGGTGCTGATGGTTGGAAATGAGTGTTCTACTGTTTTCTAGCTTGTAAGATCCTAATAAGGATGTACGGCACGTGgacagggttgccaacttttttggaaaaaaataccggccttcctatatacttcgattttttccctattaataacattggggtcaagcttcatttttaccggccaggccagtaaaataccagccaggtggcaagaGAACACGTGGAAAAGCTGCACAGAAACAAGTACAGGTTGAAGCAGTAAAACCGACACAGACTCACCTTGTTCCAGGTATATCCTCTGCCTCCTGCTTGATGCTATGATGCCTCTCTGTGGATGGCACCCAGGGGTGCTCCGTTAAGGCTCCGCGCTCTTTAATGCGAGGTGAATAATCGTCTGGAATCTCCGTCTTGAGCGGCGGGTGAGAAAACATGGTGTGATCCTCACTGACCACTGACAGAGCCTCCTGGGAGGAAAGAGAATCAGTGGTGAATTAGCCCTCGGACACTTTTCTCTTAGAAATGTTAAAATTGGTTCAACTCCAACTTCCCCTTCTGCTGGTGGGTGCTGGGAGTCACAGATAAACAAAAACAGTGGGAAACATTCATTTCCTATCCCAGTGTAATACCTCATATCAGTACTGAAACCgttatcaaccaatcagcaattacctCTCATCTGTCTAGTGaaggtagaataatgaaagcagacatctgattggttggtaaaAGAGACCATTTAGTTCCAGGTACAGAACAGACTCACTTTAGAGTTCATTGTCCTGACCCATAAGAACTATGCTGCCAAGATTTTATTGgaactctctgtacagactatgagcaaacttagtggctgttcctgctgaattgtgcttagtacagggaatacctatgctgccatagttttatgggatctctctgtacagactatgagcaaacttaggggactgttcctgctgaattgtgcttagtacagggaatacctatgctgccatagttttatgggatctctctgtacagactatgagcaaacttaggggactgttcctgctgaattgtgcttagtacagggaatacatatgctgccatagttttatgggatctctctgtacagactatgagcaacgcTTGGCCTGTACAGAGATAGAATTAGCCTGTGTAGCAGAAGCCAGGAGTAAACAGAATTGGAGGAGAACTCACTTTTGCTACTTTgtgtcaagagtcagaaccagaaaacagaaagggaAGGACTGACACAGTGACAAATAACCATAAggccagtgagaatgaggaatgaattgatattgggaagttgctcagaattagatttatttttataataaatggtCCCAGGACAATGAACCCCAGAAAGAGATCAGAGGGGCACAGAGGTGACAGTCAGGGGGAGTTGGTACAATGTATGAGGTGAGAGGAGTAAAACAATAGGAGGGTCGGATACAATGTTGGGTCGTATGAGGAGAGAGATAGGAGGGTCGGTGCAGCATCTGTTGCCTCTTCCTGTTTATTGGGGGTTCCCTGCAGTCTATAGATCAGCCCAGCACTGACACTCACAGCTATTTCTGGCTGATAAAATACGAGAAACAGTTAAACTCAAGGCTGCGGCACTGCCTGCGACCCACTAATAATTCCCTATAGGAACTTGTTCTCATACACGACTTCTGCCCCAAACCCAGGGAAACAGAAGGGGAAATGTTTCTCACCCAGTCATCCGTCTCCCCCAAACTCATTATATATTCCTCTCATTTATATAATGTCTCCCcgatatccattcattcctcagtctctgtaactgtcattgtgtctgtccctttctcttctctgcactgctgcctctgactcctgatacaacttcccaatatccattcattcctcattctcactgggtttatagttctgtgtaactgtcattgtgtctgtccctttctctgcactgctgcttctgactcctgatacaacttcccaatatccattcattcctcattctcactgggtttatagttctgtgtaactgtcattgtgtctgtccctttctctgcactgctgcttctgactcctgatacaacttcccaatatccattcattcctcattctcactgggtttatagttctgtgtaactgtcattgtgtctgtccctttctcttctctgcactgctgcttctgactcctgatacaacttcccaatatccattcattcctcattctcactgggtttatagttctgtgtaactgtcattgtgtctgtccctttctcttctctgcactgctggttctgactcctgatacaacttcccaatacccattcattcctcattctcactgggtttatagttctgtgtaactgtcattgtgtctgtccctttctcttctctgcactgctgcctctgactcctgatacaacttcccaatatccattcattcctcattctcactgggtttatagttctgtgtaactgtcattgtgtctgtccctttctctgcactgctgcctctgactcctgatacaacttcccaatatccattcattcctcattctcactgggtttatagttctgtgtaactgtcattgtgtctgtccctttctcttctctgcactgctgcctctgactcctgatacaacttcccaatatccattcattcctcattctcactgggtttacattgtttatattcactgcactgctggttctgactcctgaaacattaGCAGAGCCAGCTGGGGAAAAACGGATTTATTTGTTTATCTGTGGTCTCTTTTTGTCTTTCTCTTGCTCTAAACTGGCCCCACCCAAAGGTGCCACTATAAGAACGTGaggcgcggggggggggggagtgggtcTCATAGAAACTGCAGCGTTTGCTGATACAACGCTTTGCCTTTATCTTGTGGGGAAATCAATAGAGCAGCTTTTATTTTCCTGTAACATCTCTCCCATCATCTCCCATGAGCAGAACATTAACTATTTattgtaccccccccccagttctgCCCAAAGGCCCCAGAATAATGTAATTTAGAGCACAATGACGACAGTTACAATCtgttcccccctctctctctctctctctctctctctctcccgccTGGGACTCGTATTCGTCTCGACTTCTGAAATCTGGGTAACCACATGCAGCGTCCCACCCATGCACCCCACCCTGCGATCTGTCTGCCTCCTCCAGACGTTACTGATATGTCAGAGCTGGGAAATAACAATGAGATACGGCACAATCTGAGGCAGGGGGGACCCTAACCCTGTGGGAAAAGTTTGTAGTTGGGACAACAATGTTGGatgttgggggggaggggttactGACCCTAAAAAAACAGGGCAGTAGTTCACTTAATATGTGCACAGGGTCCCCCAATCAGGAGTCTGTATGTCACTCCACCTCCTCCCACTGCACCCATAGGAATTCTGTGCTTCAGTCTCACATAACTCCACTGCTGCAACAATAAGTTCTCCCCTTACCCCACAGTAATACACCCCAGGGACACTTACCCCTCCTGAACCAACAGCAGGACCTTCTTTATTGTGCATTTAAATTACTCCCTCTCCTACTCACAGTCGCTTCTACCCCTAGTGCAATTACACCTGCTGCACCCACAATGGATCATCCCCTGAAACTCTCGCCCtttttcaaaggggttgttcacctttaaattaactgttagtatgatatagagagggatattctgagacaatttgtaattggttttcattttctatttatttgtttatttgtctattatttgtggtttttgacttatttagctttttattcagcagctctccagtttgcaatttcagcagtctggttgaagaccaattgaaaaattgcctagaattagccattctatagcatactaaaaattatcttaaaggggaaccagtCCTTTAATTAAGGCTGATAAGGACAGGAGAAATGCATTTAATTATATGTACGTATGTGTGCATTAACTAACCTCTACAGGGATTCTTTAACCACTTCCCAACACCCACGTGCACTGCTCTGTCTGCCCAATGAATTGAGAAACACCTTTAGGTGAAGCAGTAATGGCCCTTATCTGCCCAAAGCAACTTCCTCTTGTctgttacttctcctttaactcgaCTCTCTCGGCTCTGAGCCAACCCACCCCCAATAGGAGAGTAGgacaccttcaagttaacttttagtatattatagaatggctaattttaagcaacttttaacttttttattgtttttgactCATTTGCCTTTATCTACTCTTTCTTGCTTTCCtttagaggtcactgaccccatgtcaattgttattgctactttttatccctcatttttttttatttaggcttctcctatttatattccagtctcttatttaaatcaatgcatggttgctaggggaaatttggaccctagcaaccagacggcagaaacggaagagctgctgaataaaaagctaaataactcaaaaaccacaaataatgaaaaattaaaaccaattgcaaattgtctcagaatatcctcatactaaaaatgaatgtaaaggtgaacaacggcTCTCTGTTGCATTGCTTCAGGAGTCACAACTAGCAGTGCAGAGGAGATAAACAGCCAGAGGGATCATTAATTAAATCGATTTAAAACGAGTGAGACAAtggaatgaatgtatattggaaagtttcttagaattacattgCCATCTTTTTCAGGATTACAtccttagggctgggacacactggacgatttggggagatttagtcgcctggcgactaatcgccgcgacttttctccccgaatgcctcccatcgctctgcgcctggataaaatgaaaagtcaccggcgctaatcacacacagcaattcgttttccaaagtcgtccaaagttgcctcatgaggaaacttcaggcgacttcggaaaacgaatctctgcgtgtgattagcgcaggcgatttttcattttagccaggccaGAGctagggaaggcatttggggaagattggtcgcggaaagtcgcggcgattagtcgccaggcgactaaaactccccaaatcacccagtgtgtcccagctcttaaagggaaagacacagctttgacaataatataaagaaatatggaatgggGCCTCTAGAGGGCTCAACATGTAGCTATTgtaaaactgcaactcccagaatccaaaCTTGAGTATGTTAT encodes:
- the fli1b.L gene encoding Friend leukemia integration 1 transcription factor isoform X2; the protein is MFSHPPLKTEIPDDYSPRIKERGALTEHPWVPSTERHHSIKQEAEDIPGTRIQTVGSIRVDKTEGVGDNAVHSTYHSTYTDIPTNGSAPPPHTNGDEEKRVIVPADPLVWSQDHVSQWLDWAVKEYGLCDVNTSLMQGVDGKELCRMTREDFLRMASSYSTEMLMSHLAYLRQNSPTFTYSVVPAAPAHQVAPRHPVKTEPLYEDVRRQSWSSSGGTVHRVSPPLTPGITSTTNTGRSTEDPYQVFGPTSSRLSNPGSGQIQLWQFLLELLSDSCNSSCIAWEGLNGEFKMTDPDEVARRWGERKSKPNMNYDKLSRALRYYYDKNIMSKVHGKRYAYRFDFQGIQVVQQSHNNDPPIPKYPEGNYYSPQAKPPGPLPSHHPQSPTLPTLIPVQYFSSAPTGGLYPGQGITRQHGGQLGTHLGTFY
- the fli1b.L gene encoding Friend leukemia integration 1 transcription factor isoform X1; its protein translation is MDCTIKEALSVVSEDHTMFSHPPLKTEIPDDYSPRIKERGALTEHPWVPSTERHHSIKQEAEDIPGTRIQTVGSIRVDKTEGVGDNAVHSTYHSTYTDIPTNGSAPPPHTNGDEEKRVIVPADPLVWSQDHVSQWLDWAVKEYGLCDVNTSLMQGVDGKELCRMTREDFLRMASSYSTEMLMSHLAYLRQNSPTFTYSVVPAAPAHQVAPRHPVKTEPLYEDVRRQSWSSSGGTVHRVSPPLTPGITSTTNTGRSTEDPYQVFGPTSSRLSNPGSGQIQLWQFLLELLSDSCNSSCIAWEGLNGEFKMTDPDEVARRWGERKSKPNMNYDKLSRALRYYYDKNIMSKVHGKRYAYRFDFQGIQVVQQSHNNDPPIPKYPEGNYYSPQAKPPGPLPSHHPQSPTLPTLIPVQYFSSAPTGGLYPGQGITRQHGGQLGTHLGTFY